One Pseudomonas rhizophila DNA window includes the following coding sequences:
- a CDS encoding CaiB/BaiF CoA transferase family protein, producing the protein MTEQHASSMALQGLKVLEMGQLIAGPFASKMLGEFGAQVIKIEPPGVGDPLRKWRKLKDGTSLWWHVQSRNKQSLTLNLKAAEGQEIVRRLVAEADVLVENFRPGTLESWGLGWDTLSKINPRLIMLRISGYGQTGPYRDRPGFGVIGEAMGGLRHLTGYPGQAPVRVGISLGDSLSSLYGVIGVLLALQERQNSGMGQFIDVALYESVFAMMESLVPEYDACGYIREPAGSALPGITPSNSYPCNDGHFVLIAGNGDSIYKRLMHLIGRPDLAEDPRLAHNDGRGEHAERIDAAIAEWTRQRDRDQVLEALNQALVPAGFPYTAADIVKDPHYLARQMIETVQTSAGALKVPGVLPKLSRTPGRLGAGGPQLGEHTDHLLAGLGLSGEQVRGLRERGII; encoded by the coding sequence ATGACAGAACAACACGCAAGCAGCATGGCGCTGCAGGGCCTGAAGGTCCTGGAGATGGGCCAACTGATCGCCGGCCCGTTCGCCAGCAAGATGCTCGGTGAGTTTGGTGCCCAGGTGATCAAGATCGAGCCGCCGGGTGTTGGCGACCCGCTGCGCAAGTGGCGCAAGCTCAAGGACGGCACCTCGCTCTGGTGGCATGTGCAGTCACGCAACAAGCAGTCGTTGACCCTCAACCTGAAAGCAGCGGAAGGTCAGGAGATTGTTCGCCGGCTGGTGGCCGAAGCCGATGTACTGGTCGAGAACTTTCGCCCCGGCACCCTGGAAAGTTGGGGACTGGGCTGGGACACGCTGTCGAAGATCAACCCGCGCCTGATCATGCTGCGCATCTCCGGCTACGGGCAGACCGGTCCCTATCGCGACCGCCCCGGCTTCGGTGTCATCGGCGAGGCCATGGGCGGCCTGCGTCACCTCACCGGTTATCCGGGTCAGGCACCGGTACGGGTCGGCATCAGCCTGGGCGATTCGTTGTCTTCCCTGTATGGGGTCATCGGCGTGCTTCTCGCTTTGCAGGAGCGCCAGAACAGCGGCATGGGCCAGTTCATTGACGTGGCGCTGTACGAATCGGTGTTTGCGATGATGGAAAGCCTGGTGCCGGAGTACGACGCCTGCGGATACATTCGCGAGCCCGCCGGCAGCGCTCTGCCGGGTATCACGCCGTCCAACTCCTACCCCTGCAACGACGGGCATTTCGTACTGATTGCCGGCAATGGCGACAGTATCTACAAACGATTGATGCACCTGATCGGCCGCCCGGATCTGGCCGAGGACCCGCGCCTGGCGCATAACGACGGACGCGGCGAACATGCCGAGCGCATCGATGCTGCCATCGCCGAGTGGACCCGGCAACGCGACCGGGACCAGGTCCTGGAAGCACTGAATCAGGCGTTGGTGCCGGCCGGTTTCCCCTACACCGCCGCCGATATCGTCAAGGACCCGCACTACCTCGCGCGCCAGATGATCGAGACCGTGCAGACCAGCGCCGGCGCGCTGAAAGTGCCGGGTGTACTGCCCAAACTCAGCCGCACCCCAGGGCGTCTCGGCGCCGGCGGCCCGCAATTGGGCGAGCACACCGACCACCTGCTGGCCGGTCTGGGCCTGAGCGGCGAACAGGTCCGCGGCCTGCGCGAGCGCGGCATCATCTGA